A single region of the Mustela lutreola isolate mMusLut2 chromosome 2, mMusLut2.pri, whole genome shotgun sequence genome encodes:
- the LOC131825980 gene encoding small nuclear ribonucleoprotein G-like, giving the protein MSKAHPPELKKFMDKKLSLKLNGGRHVQGILQGFNPFMNLVIDECVEMATSGQQNNIGMVVIRGNSIIMLEALERV; this is encoded by the coding sequence ATGAGCAAAGCTCACCCTCCCGAGCTGAAAAAATTTATGGACAAGAAATTATCATTGAAATTAAATGGTGGCAGACATGTTCAAGGAATATTGCAGGGGTTCAATCCGTTTATGAATCTTGTGATAGATGAATGTGTGGAGATGGCAACTAGTGGGCAACAGAACAATATTGGAATGGTGGTAATACGAGGAAATAGTATCATCATGTTAGAAGCCTTAGAACGAGTATAA